The genomic stretch TAGTAGCCTAGTTCCTGTTATGTGCCTACTATTAATGCTGCTGTTCTGTATAGTTTCTCTGAATCGTTATACTTCTGGTAGTATTGCTTCTGACATAAAGTATAGTTGGTTATAACCTCTTGGAAAGCAACTTTTTCTGTTACattttatctttaaatttgtTAGTGCAATACTCATTTTTGTCAGAGTCAAGAATACCAATTAAGATGTGGTGTACAGAGTTAAGAGTAGGAAGATTCGATCCCAAATCGATCAATTGATGAAAAATGTAAGATTGACGGGTCCAAAACACTAGAACTGTTAGAAAATTCTCTATCTAAACATAATAATTACAATGATTTATGactcatattaaatattaaaaagaaatatGCTTGTTTCATTACACTTCAAATTAATGTAAAAATTCGGTATGCTAAATCTTTAGGTTGTGTTTCTTAAGTGTAGAAACATATCCTCTTGTACTGGCTGAACTGGTCATTCTTGTGTCTGTTTACTCTGTTCTGCCATTTTATTGCTGCTAGGTAATATTTGTACCAACAATGCAATGATGGCTTCTAAAGCAATATGACCATTACTCGTAGCATTCATCTTCCAAATTCCAGATGTGGTCCAGCCAACCTCATGAGGACAATCTTTGCCTCATCTTCTACTCCAGTGGTTATAGAAAGCACGAATAATAGTGACAGGAAGAAAGATGTAAGAGGAGAGCGCAATACTAGTACGAGAAAGTTGTGGATATGCCATCGTATAGAACACAGGGGTGAATGCTTACGGAAATTATTAACTATTTGTTTGAGATATCATTTATCGGAATAATTGGCTTATAATTATGCTGCAGCTATGTTTCTGGCAACTCTCCTCGATGACTTCATTTGTGCCGAAGCATTGGAAGGAGATACCAGAATAAAACATTCCTTCTTAGAGGCCCGTTCTCATGGGTTTGTCATTACTTGAAAAACAATTACTTGTAACTTGTACGAAAAGTCCTACATAGCATGACTAGCTGTAGCTGATCAGAGACGAACTAAAGCTGTCAGATCTAGATGCATGtgaaatcataaaatcattaatgtgCTGAAGGAAGCTTAatgagaaaaagaaacaaaaaggatGTAACATTTTGGCTTTTAATAGATGATTTGTTTGTTGAACTAAGGCTTGTCCTTCCTTTTAAGTTTATGTCCTTTTTCCAACTAACGAATACAATAACCTTATGATTCCTTTATGTTAGGGCCATCGCACCTGGTGTGTTGGATTCTGATTTTTTGGGGCTTCAGACTTTACGTCATGTTATGCGTATGACTCGCACATGGGATTCAACTATGTCCATGATTCCAAAAGGTGGTGATACCATTTGGGGTGGTTTTGATTGGTCGCCAGAAGGCGGCTATGAGTGTAGCCCCAAGAAGCATAAGAACAATGATTCTCATGCTTCCAAAGATGTTGATGGGACTTCCAAGCATAAGAATAATGATTCTCATGCTTCCAAAGATGTTAATGGGGCTTCCAAAGATGTTGATGGGGAGACGGTTAAATCTCAATCACAAAGTGTCAACTATGGTAGAATTGTTTCTTTTGGGAAACATGTTGCGGAGACACCTTCAGCCAAgatacagcaaattgattttcggGTAATTATACACTAACTGGTTGGTCCTGTTTCCCAAGAAGGCATATACATTAGCATGTAGGAATTTCATTATTGTTTCAGATTTAACATATGGCTCAACctgttaatttatatttttttctggcAGCTGTTTATCTTGCTCATTGCAAATTATCATGAAACATTGCGTACACTGAGAGcttcatgttaatccaaaataatTGAAGAAACATTGTTCATCTAATGTTAAATTAGTCAGGTTTAGCATAAGCAAGTCACCATCTGAAATATCTTATAATTGAATAATGGCAAGTGCCTCCGCTGCTTGTTGGTCACCCACAATACCAATGTTCAATTTATCTCCTGTTTTTTTGTCAATTCAATATTTGATAATACTTGTAGCTAACACTATGATTCTGACTGTTGCAAATGCAAATGCTTGCAAATAGCAATTCAATTACAACTATCTTTGTGCCTGCATATATAGTTGCTAATTGCAAGTGCGATATAACACGGTTGTTTGGATAGCTGCAAGTGATGTGATATGGTGATTCTTTGATTTACCAGTTGAATTTTGGTTTtgggagggagagggaggagaaaAATTACCTCTCCCAACTATCATGAGGTTAATGTTTTTGTTTGTGCAACACTTATTTATCGCACTCATGCACAAAAGAAGTCAATTGTCTCAAACGTTTGCAAGAATGATTATCAGAGTCATGCACAAAAGAAGTCAATCTTCTCAAATGATTGCAAGAATGATTTTTACACATGCACAAAAAAAATAATCTTCTCAAACAATTGCAAGAATGAAGGTCTTGAGCCACTCCACACGTGCATAATTTCTCAAAGAGGAGTTCCACACAAACTATAATAAATGTTGGGATTTTATTATAAGAAATAAAGCTTATAACATGATACAGTGCTGCAGTGGCCCTAAGAGCATGGATAGAGGACATCGTCACCCAAACATTGTGCAGGAGCGAAGTGGTCAATGTTTATGAATTTTGTTCTATTTCCTGGCCATTTGGTTGATACGATGGTGGTTCTTGTCTGTTTACTTTTCATTTATTGTTAGTTTCACTTGATTCAGGAATTACTGCATCATGATCTTCTTAGTTGTCAAGAATTTGTCTTTGCATGTCATATTTTAGATATCCATCTCTTTAAATCTGATGAACTGTTTCATGGCTTGCATAAATTTGCAAGTTGTCATTACTTGTGATCAAGCTAGTTGGATTAATAAAGTCATATTTTGTTAAAACTCATTCTACATGCTTTTACAATGATGTATTCTTCTGTAAATACAGGGTGCAGTTAAGGGAAACAATGTTGCCCATTCAAATGCTTCATGTCGGGAAATTTGGACGGAGTACCATGAATTGGGGTGGGCAGGAATCAAAGCGGTTGCTGACTATAAAGCATATACAGCTAGTTCCCTCTTGgatcttctccattttgttgctcCAAAGATGATGCAGCGAGGAAGTCAACATTTTTCGTATGGAATTGCTGATAATCTAGATGACCCAAAGTATATGCACCATAAATATTGGTCAAATCCCTTGGAGACAAAGTAAGGCTCCATCTTAAAATAACCCAATATCCTTACATTTTGCTTGCTGTTTGGCCTATTCCTCATAAAAATTACTTTTAGTAATATAGTAATTTAATGAAACAAAGATCTCCCAGAAATTATCCAAAGTTACTCTAAAAGTCTATACCATTTACACAGTCTATACAGTGGGTTtagttctttattttttattttaatttttaaagaaTTGGAAATGGATGGTTTACATTATGTATTCTGGCTGAATGCTGCTGCTCCACTAGTGCCCCAATTATTCTCCTTTGATACCTCATGTTTGTCCATTCTTCTGGGAATTCGATATTTTAGGACAAAATTAAATTGTCCATAACAACGAGAATACAACTAATATTTCTCACCAAATTACCATTTATATACAACCTGTATATATCATAGAGGAACTTTATGATTGTACTGATAGCAAGATTATGCTCCTGATTTCTTTATGCTTGTACAAATCACCATGTTTAATCTTATCCTTTTCAGGTTACCAAATGCTCCCGATATGGAGATATATTCTCTTTATGGAGTGGGAATTCTTACAGAAAGAGCATATGTTTACAAGTTATCCCCTTCTGCTGAGTGCTACATTCCGTTTCAGATTGATACCTCAGCCAACGGTGGACATCAACAAAACTGCTTGCAGGGTGGTGTTTACTTGGCTGATGGTGACGAGACCGTGCCAGTGTTAAGTGCAGGTTACATGTGTGCAAAAGGATGGCGTGGAAAAACCCGGTTCAATCCCTCTGGTATAAAGACATACGTGAGGGAGTACAATCATGCTCCTCCAGCAAATCTCTTGGAAGGCCGGGGCACACAGAGTGGTGCCCATGTTGATATAATGGGCAACTTTGCTTTGATAGAGGATGTTATCAGAGTAGCAGCAGGAGCCACTGGAGAAGACTTGGGTGGTGGTGATCAAGTGTATTCTGATATATTTAAATGGTCAGAGAAGATCAACCTACGCCTATAAATTCAGACGATAATTCCCGTAAAGTGAAATACACCGATAAATTCATATTTTGGTTGGAGCTAAACCTGGAGATAAATTTGAGAATAGCAGGAACACAATTTGACAGCAAATCGAAATTGACGTTCAAAAGCTTGTTGGAACCTTGTGACGCCATTGATGTTGGATTGAATTGGTTTACCCAACTTGTGGGACAACTCAATGGGGGAATCAGATTACTTTTGTATTCTTTTGACTCAAAATATTTGAGGACAGCTTAAATGGTTTTATGACAATGTACAGACTCTTGTTGATTATGAGCAACCAACGTGAAAAGAGTTGATGAGTTCTTCTTAACAGggatcatgaatttattttttgcTTTATAAGTATATAAATATCAGGAAATCATTAAATTTATTGCCCATATGTAAATGGTCGGGTGGATGGAATTGAGTTCTCCAAGAAGGAGATCCAAAATTGAACATGTGGAAGATGGATAGATGATGATCTTATGACATTGTAGATATGAATGGGgaaccaaaaagaatcataaaatattttgctGACGAAACAATTTACAATATAGCATGGATCATGAACTCATTGCTTAGCTAGCGAAAATGCTCAATGCAAAACTGACAAAACGAAATAAATAGCTATTATCTATGACTCCAGGCCGGcatacaatctctcctttttggcTTTTAGTTTCTCGATCTCATTAATTTTCTCCATTATCGCTTCATGACTGCTGCCCAACAGCTGCTTCTCCAAAATCGCTATCTGCCTGTCGATGCTTTTGATCTGTCAATAAGATAAGAAGAATATAAGATAGTGAGCGAATTGATAGATGGGAATGGAGCGACGATCGAGTGAGAATTAACCTTTCGGCTAGGCCAGCGGGCCACTCCATTTCGACGGCAGGCGTGCTTGATTGCAGTGGAACAGAGCTTGAGCCTCTTTGCAGCGTCTGCTATGGGGAGGTGGAAGTAATCTGCCAATTCCTTCAGGCTCATGTTGTGTGCACGTTCTCTCTGTCTCACCACACCCACCCGAGTCAACATACGAGTAAGAGAAGCACTCCTATTCCCCACCAAAGCATGTTTAGATCGACGGATTACTATTACCTGCGCAGCGAGTCCAGTCTTGATCTTTGCCCTGGCCGAAGCAACCATGGGGGCTTGTGCTTCAATAGAAAGAGATGTGTTTTCCGTAGGAACAGTACCTGCTAACATAAGGGAAAAGTTCACACTGAAGCGAAAGCACGTACGTGTGCATGCATGCATAAGAGCCTCACCTGGAGCTTGCTCCGATGGCTGCAACCATGATTCCATGATACTGTAATCTGGCAATTCCGTCTTGACGCCACCACAGAGGGCGTTGTAATATGGTGTCGCTGTGTCCTGCATGATGACGGAGCCATCAGCATCCAACAACATAATGTACATCTTCAGAAACCCTTCAACCCACGCGCCCGTCTGCGTGCTAAGACTGCAAGAAATGAAACCACCATATCACCGTCGAGGCCATGAAGTGGGTTTGCACGAGGACAACAAAACCAAGTCTTACTTGATGTAGTAGAAATCCACAGTGCCATGCTGACCCATCTCGCCCTGATGTTCTATCTCAAATATCGCATGGGTGAAGAAGCCTGGACCTCCATGGACCACAACCTTCACATTCTGAAACCCTACAAGCATCACACACGGGGGATTACTAGAACGTAACTGCACCTTCCGCTCTCCTTTCCAAGAAGATGAAACGTAGGGTTCCGACATGCGTACCGTTGGAATGAACCAGTTCTCTTAACACGCAGCAGTTGGTGCAGTCCAACTGGCCCGGCTGGAACTGGACGAAGACGGGATCGATGACCTCGGTGTTCCTGGAACTACCCTCTCCGGTGTCGAAATCCTGCACACCCTGGAGAATGGACTCGTAGTTGAGGCCCCACACGGGTGAATCATCGTACGCTGGTTCCGGAGTTTGGTCCAGCCGCGCAGGGTGGTGGTCATtggggagcggcggcggcggcggcggcggcagcgggagAGGTTCCGGGTCGGAGAAGTTGAGATAACGGAGGATGTCGTCCTCGGCGTCGGATCGATCAGGCTTGTCCATACCACAACCCGGCGTTCCGACACAACGGTGTGCTGTGGTGGCCGGGCCGGAGCGTGAAGGGGTGGACAAGGTGATCGACGTCAGTGTGTGGAGAATGAATGCGAGTAGGGCTCGGGGGTTAAATAAGGCGGGAAAACTGACGGTTATGGGATCCTGTAAAAGGAAACCAACCAACACTGTGTTGTCGGAGACGGACGCGTCTCCTGAGACGCTCGTTTCGGGTTACTTCCTGCTGATCCGCAGCCTCTCCTCATCTTATCATTCTCTATCGCCTTAAGTGTGGTCGTGGTAAGAGCTGATTTGTCATTATACTATGGAATCGTTTAAGCAAAGAGACGGCCTGCGGCTCACGAGGCCACGCACCATTTGGAGCGGGGGCCATGCCACGCGTCCAATCTTTATTCGGGTACATAAGAAGGCCCATCAAGCCATCGCGTCCGCATAGAATACCTGCTCTGTGGACGCTGCCGCATAGACTGTAGTACGAGAGGGTTTGCGCCACAATGCTCGCCTCATGAAATTAATTTGTATTGTTAGGAAAGTTGTGTTAATTAATGGATCCCTTCTTTTCTATCATCTATTCGAAGTCATTAATTATCTTACTCGTACTTGAATgacataaatgaatcaaatagtATTCCTCGACTAATATTTCATCTCTTTTCTTCACGTCCTCGCTCTCAAGAATTGTTAATCGTAGCCAAAGTAATCAACTGATGAGTGTTTACCCACTTTACTATTATTATAATGAATTTTGTGGATATTGAATCTGATGGGAGAGTCTTAATATCCTTTTCAAATGGCTTCTTATTAATTATATTGATTTATTATccttttcaaatgatgatttaatataataaataataattaattttaaaaaatatatattaatttatttaatcaaaagtgatgataaattctaaaaaattattataattagtgACTATATAATACATGTTCAACTATTGTtatgataaattttgattattcagtgcatcaaaaattcaaaatcaactAATATCAAGACTTAACTCGTCTCGATgttagaaagtaattatttttcctACAAAATTATATCAGGATGCACTCGACAAAAGTGTTAAAATTAGTAAGTAGTTTAGAAAGACttagaaaaattaaatataatactAATTAGAAAGAGTAAGAATCATCGATTTGTGTATctgagattttttattttatttttttagatcgTTTGATTTAAAAAGTAATATGGTTATATGAAATTATCAAGCGTTAGTCAAACATAAATAGTCACTTGAACTAGTGAATATTATTATTAGCGTAATTACATATTCTATTCTTATGATGAGATGTTTAACGACGTATCCAAATTAATATAATCgataatatgataatttatagTCTAAGCATTAGGCTCCTTATAAAAAATACATTACAATGTGTTGAACATAACAATAAAAagctaaaaataataaatcataccTCATCTAaatatttcttcttccttttgagATGTAGGTCCTAAAATCAACAAATGAAGCTCACACAAGACATCTAACTCAATGATCGGAGCTAATTTACAATGATTCGTGAAGACCAGCTAAGTCAATTAATTAGCACGTAATAAACTCAACACTCTTCACTCAATTACTCTTTCATCTATAGTTTGGGGTCTTTCATTCTTTCTAATggcataaattaataataatatagaaACAAATCTTGACAGAAGCCCCAACTCTCTGCCTATTCCACTTCCCTGTCATGCTGTATTCCTACGCTTCTGAGGGAGTGATGAGTGGAAGTAGCAGTCAAACAAAGGAGAGTGATCTAATTTTTGGTTGGATTTATAGTTGATTTGATTCAAATAATGTGTCAGTATAATAATGGTGTCACATTTAAGAGTTAAATGACTAATATTTAGGATCTTTTATTAGGAGTTAACATATCaattaaatagtttaaaattttaatccataacaaaatataaaaggctaattacatattacctcatATAATTAGTTATTCTTAGTATTTTTGTTATtacactttcaaaaattatattgagatttttttatttttaactatataaaattatcttttaaactctgggatcttaatattttactttcataagtatagaaATCTCAATGTAGTTTTTGAAAGTATAAAGATCGAAATATTAAAAGAGACTAATTATAAAGGATGATTTATAATTTATCTAAATATATGATATTGATTAGTATATTATTGTATCATTGAGCATCATATACGTCACTTAATCTAATGAATAACTCATTTGTGAacattatatatatcatttaatttaataaattattCGTGTGAGCATCATACGACCTAACGTTTCCAAACCTAactcatatttttaatttttttatttttttttaatttttataatgcCTCTCCAATTagctatttatttaattattgaaAAGAGTAGATTCATCATTTGTAAGGGCATTTAGGGCATTTAGgttttttttataataagttCAGAACTGAATTGGAGCTACTAATTccaatttcaaatttcaagaaTCAGATTCCAACCATTACAATCGATTCTATTTCTGATCCAGAATAACCAAACTGTTAATCTAGtttaatttcaagtttttgaccATTTCAGTTTCCATTCTAATCCAATATTAATCAAAGTCTAGTATTAAAAAAttatctaatttaaaaatatataatatatacagaTAAAAGGATAAATTCTTGgaaaaaatcttatgttttgataAATTCTCGTGGAAAGCCCTTTTAAGTGAAAATATAATTCTTGTGTCATCTCTACTTTTGTTATGTCGTTGGCTCTCATCGAAGCTACCCTTGCGTTTCTCACCCTTGTTGTCCTCACTTGTAGCATGAGTGGTTAGCACCGCTATCCTACTTTCCTTCACATCTGTATTGTTTGACTTGCCCTTACCTCCATGATCCTTCTTGGCACTCATTGGACTCACACTTGTAGATCCCTATTGATAACTTTCAAACCTATCATTGTCTTCGTGGATTCTTGTTGGACCTTGCTAAATTCACCTTTACCTTCGGGGAGGTGACCAGCAGACTTACCCTGTGTGCCTCGCCCATATCATTCTCGCCTACAGCATAGGCGACTAGCAATGAAGACATAGGTGACCAGCAACCCATCCGTGAAGCTGGGTGACCTACACAATaaccataaataacaaaaataactaGTAACGGAGGCACAAATGGAGGTGACCTGGAGCAAGCAATAAGGTGTAAAGCACAATAGTAAAATTatcatttatataaaaaaatactttacgaaaattaaaaaaaatgagagCCCTCTACAAGAAATTTtctaaggatttttttttaaattcaaccaagaaaaaaattaaaatattttttttattaaatatgtgACGTGATTGATTGACCCATCATTTGACTATGAGGCTTCCTACCATAAATGGAGGGCAAATATGGCTATCCACGGTCCATACCTTTTACATCCACTATATCTATGTCAACTATTTACACTGAGTACAGAGTGTTCCAATGCCTCATCTCTTTGGAGAGAACCCTCTCATATTTACCTTTTGGTGAAATGTGTACCATCAGCTCGTGGATCAAATGGTGACACTATTGGGAACCCCTCGGCACGTGATCCCAGGTCCGGAACTCGGAGCCATCAACTCGTACGGCAAGACCCCGGCGCCGCACCGATTCCGCCTCGCcgggtcgtgctcctcggctccatgctcctcgaGACCACCCCTGCGTGGCCAAACTGttgtggccctccttctagtgctaaactgttgtgggaaacaaccttgagccgtggcctcggggccgacgcggctcggttcgggtccggatgaccccGATCTCCcgtggggcgttcctcgagcccgccaAGGTGGTCGGGTGAATTGCTCCGATCGGGATGGGGTCGCCgtttcctccgggcaggaactacTCACCCGTGCGTCCGGCGGGGACCTTCGGctccgcacctgcacaaaggttgggtcggggtgctcgacccgacccctccgatgatcaagttagatgaTAGTGGAGGGGGAATTCTTTCATTGAGTTCTCCCCCcccccgacgatcaagtcagatgaggtGAAGaggtttttgtgtgtgtgtgtttttcctccctttttccgtttagaatgcgagggtatttatagggaagcttactatttcctgatgtgcctgcttgcaaggggcaggctggtagcgtctgacactggtgttggcgtggcgtgaaggacttAGCCGgagcaggatgtttaatgtgcctcgatcGACGTTCGGATCCTTTTGACCAAGTGGTGTCAGGTCTGCCGAGGCGTCATTTGAGCCAGCTGACATCACCCGTagttattatcctcatcactttcaaaaattatattgagattttttgaatATCCGCCAATATCGCTTTGAGGTCGTGACGGGGTGTTCGTCATGATGatctccgtgcgggggatgttcccccgacGCTCCAATCGGG from Musa acuminata AAA Group cultivar baxijiao chromosome BXJ1-3, Cavendish_Baxijiao_AAA, whole genome shotgun sequence encodes the following:
- the LOC135618556 gene encoding phospholipid:diacylglycerol acyltransferase 1-like; its protein translation is MAMLRRRKGPPAPPPPPPSEDHSSASPVASSPKAEVNETEKAKASEKVRKERKGRWLCLDSCCWFVGVICSAWWLLLFSYNAMPASFPQYVTEAITGPLPDPPGVKLQKEGLKAKHPVVFVPGIVTGGLELWEGHQCADGLFRKRLWGGTFGEVYKRPLCWVEHMSLDNETGLDPPGIRVRPVTGLVAADYFAPGYFVWAVLIANLARIGYEEKTMYMAAYDWRMSFQNTEVRDKMLSRIKSNIELMVSTNGGRKVVVIPHSMGVLYFLHFMKWVEAPAPMGGGGGPNWCADHIKAVMNIGGPFLGVPKAVAGLFSAEAKDVAVARAIAPGVLDSDFLGLQTLRHVMRMTRTWDSTMSMIPKGGDTIWGGFDWSPEGGYECSPKKHKNNDSHASKDVDGTSKHKNNDSHASKDVNGASKDVDGETVKSQSQSVNYGRIVSFGKHVAETPSAKIQQIDFRGAVKGNNVAHSNASCREIWTEYHELGWAGIKAVADYKAYTASSLLDLLHFVAPKMMQRGSQHFSYGIADNLDDPKYMHHKYWSNPLETKLPNAPDMEIYSLYGVGILTERAYVYKLSPSAECYIPFQIDTSANGGHQQNCLQGGVYLADGDETVPVLSAGYMCAKGWRGKTRFNPSGIKTYVREYNHAPPANLLEGRGTQSGAHVDIMGNFALIEDVIRVAAGATGEDLGGGDQVYSDIFKWSEKINLRL